In Drosophila yakuba strain Tai18E2 chromosome X, Prin_Dyak_Tai18E2_2.1, whole genome shotgun sequence, a single genomic region encodes these proteins:
- the LOC6524287 gene encoding uncharacterized protein LOC6524287, translated as MTSPRNMLLMLLLVASASILHLEAKTVFRRTDKISENFKQLDLPPEEIDPNVAPPESEPPKVEDVANEVVDAVTPALPIDESANEIASGDVETPNAVASAAEAVGPATTVSEVAEAAAPAVATTLAAKPTTAPTTAKPENPISKFCKCSESHCDCCRKFGLPLLPSGPGCAKIAYVGNDEMSVSLKYGDITLASRRISSKRARPICVGLPGGYSKFCGKVYGLSRSKESKDFKACLAFELRADDEVEASLRVSCFKFGPEGVRVAEAEPLPVKPSSDDDDDDDDDLFGFAAGGDDDEDEEDDYDSDTDADTDDDEDTEDYADDDEAEAPEDADYGGFSLAGLLDELDDDEDEKPVKKPAAAPADQTREHVIADGQAAATATTTNGDQVQSKDDTGAPAAGEVAAAAAAAPVEGEVVAAVTPATSAAADDDSTTPKSKKSKKAKKNKKKKAVAEAQDETGFAYELLNGILDFFN; from the exons ATGACCAGCCCAAGGAACATGCTACTGATGCTGCTCCTGGTGGCCAGTGCCTCCATACTTCACTTGGAGGCCAAGACCGTCTTCCGGCGCACGGACAAGATATCGGAGAACTTCAAGCAGTTGGATCTGCCGCCCGAGGAGATCGATCCTAATGTGGCGCCCCCGGAATCGGAGCCACCCAAGGTGGAGGACGTGGCGAATGAAGTGGTCGATGCCGTAACGCCTGCTTTGCCCATCGACGAGAGTGCCAATGAGATTGCCAGCGGTGATGTGGAGACCCCGAACGCTGTGGCTTCCGCTGCAGAAGCTGTCGGCCCAGCCACCACCGTTTCTGAGGTCGCGGAGGCAGCTGCTCCGGCGGTGGCCACCACTCTGGCAGCCAAACCCACCACTGCACCCACCACCGCCAAGCCGGAGAATCCCATCAGCAAGTTCTGCAAGTGCTCGGAGAGCCACTGCGACTGCTGCCGAAAGTTCGGATTGCCACTGCTGCCCAGCGGACCTGGCTGCGCCAAGATTGCCTATGTGGGCAACGACGAGATGAGCGTGTCCCTCAAATACGGAGACATCACTTTGGCCTCCCGCCGCATCTCCAGCAAGCGGGCTCGCCCCATTTGCGTGGGCCTCCCCGGCGGCTACTCCAAGTTCTGTGGCAAGGTCTATGGTCTGTCCCGCTCCAAGGAGTCCAAGGACTTCAAGGCCTGTCTGGCCTTTGAACTGCGCGCCGACGACGAGGTAGAGGCCTCCCTGCGCGTCTCCTGCTTCAAGTTTGGACCGGAAGGAGTCCGGGTGGCCGAGGCGGAGCCGTTGCCTGTGAAGCCCAGCTCagatgacgatgatgacgacgatgatgaccTCTTCGGATTTGCCG ctggtggcgatgatgatgaggatgaggaggacgaCTATGACAGCGATACGGATGCGGATACCGATGACGACGAGGACACCGAGGACTATGCTGATGATGACGAGGCCGAGGCGCCCGAGGACGCGGATTACGGCGGCTTTAGTTTGGCCGGACTTCTGGACGAGCTCGACGATGACGAGGATGAGAAGCCGGTTAAGAAGCCAGCGGCTGCTCCTGCCGACCAAACCCGCGAGCATGTCATTGCCGATGGCCAGGCAGCCGCGACCGCGACTACCACGAACGGCGACCAGGTGCAGAGCAAGGATGATACGGGAGCTCCTGCCGCTGGCgaggttgctgctgctgcagctgcagcacctgTTGAGGGAGAAGTGGTCGCAGCGGTCACTCCGGCAACAAGTGCCGCAGCCGATGATGACTCCACCACGCCCAAGTCCAAGAAGTCCAAGAAGGCGaaaaagaacaagaagaagaaggccGTCGCAGAGGCGCAGGATGAGACAGGATTCGCCTACGAGCTCCTCAACGGCATCCTGGATTTTTTCAACTGA